The Pantoea vagans genome includes a window with the following:
- a CDS encoding AMP-binding protein gives MKVLSIRDWLAATDRVVAWQGQQQHWLSEMRQQVQALAEKLRSQPGQHWALCFDNSYHFTAALLAVWYAGKTPVIPGHCRAAQLEEMAEHLDGVISDMSLALSMPHLRWDGALALGELPAIADDATLVLFTSGSTGTPRRVVKSLRALDLESHWLAHLWGQRLQQCHVIASVSHQHLYGLTFRIVLPMALSLPLAAQQIFYGEQLADQRSDRRYAFISSPAFLRRLDPSLTAPHCALVVSAGGALPWPAAQQAESALHCAVDEIYGSTETGVIGWRCASVEHAAWQCFPLVTLCEQQAGHWRVYSPLLETDEGWPLDDRIVQQPSGAFQLAGRQDRVVKIEDKRVSLSEIERRLLALPGVTDAAALAIHRHGRHAIGVVLALSETLDATALSLRKKQWRSELQPWLEPVAMPRYWRVVTTIPVTAQSKRAWPQIEELFDVAG, from the coding sequence ATGAAGGTTCTGAGTATCCGCGACTGGTTGGCTGCGACTGATCGCGTGGTGGCCTGGCAAGGCCAGCAACAGCACTGGCTATCAGAGATGCGCCAGCAGGTGCAGGCGCTCGCGGAAAAACTGCGCAGCCAACCCGGTCAACACTGGGCGTTGTGCTTCGACAATAGCTACCACTTCACGGCGGCGCTGCTAGCCGTGTGGTACGCCGGTAAGACGCCGGTGATCCCCGGTCACTGTCGCGCGGCGCAACTCGAAGAGATGGCCGAGCACCTTGACGGTGTGATCAGCGATATGTCGCTGGCCCTGTCAATGCCGCATCTCCGCTGGGATGGTGCTTTGGCGCTGGGGGAACTGCCTGCGATAGCGGATGACGCAACCCTGGTCCTGTTCACTTCGGGGTCGACGGGCACACCGCGCCGCGTGGTGAAATCACTGCGTGCGTTGGATCTGGAGTCGCACTGGCTTGCTCACCTGTGGGGACAGCGCTTACAGCAGTGCCACGTGATCGCATCAGTCAGCCATCAACACCTGTATGGCCTGACCTTTCGTATTGTGCTGCCAATGGCGCTGAGCTTGCCGCTTGCGGCGCAGCAGATCTTCTACGGTGAGCAGTTGGCCGATCAGCGCAGCGATCGCCGCTATGCCTTTATCAGCAGCCCGGCTTTTCTGCGCCGTCTCGATCCTTCGCTCACTGCCCCGCATTGTGCATTGGTGGTGTCAGCCGGTGGGGCGCTGCCCTGGCCTGCTGCCCAGCAGGCTGAAAGTGCTCTGCACTGTGCTGTGGATGAAATCTACGGCAGCACTGAAACCGGTGTGATTGGCTGGCGCTGTGCCAGTGTTGAACACGCGGCGTGGCAGTGTTTCCCCCTCGTCACCCTCTGCGAGCAACAGGCCGGGCACTGGCGAGTCTATTCTCCCTTGCTGGAAACCGATGAGGGCTGGCCGCTGGATGACCGCATTGTGCAGCAGCCATCGGGTGCATTTCAGCTGGCGGGCCGTCAGGATCGCGTGGTGAAGATTGAAGATAAGCGTGTGTCACTGAGCGAAATTGAACGCCGCTTGCTGGCGTTGCCTGGGGTAACAGATGCAGCGGCGCTAGCGATTCATCGCCATGGTCGCCATGCGATTGGCGTAGTATTGGCACTGTCAGAAACGCTGGATGCCACGGCATTATCGCTGCGAAAAAAACAGTGGCGAAGCGAATTGCAACCCTGGCTGGAGCCGGTTGCCATGCCGCGCTACTGGCGCGTCGTCACCACCATTCCGGTGACGGCACAAAGCAAACGTGCGTGGCCACAAATTGAGGAGTTGTTTGATGTTGCCGGTTGA
- a CDS encoding acyl carrier protein, producing the protein MMNKDEIYQEVASLLTSLFEIDADDIRPDARLYEDLELDSIDAVDMVVHLQKRTGRKIKPEAFRAVRTVQDVVDAVYQLMHNEA; encoded by the coding sequence ATGATGAACAAAGACGAAATTTACCAGGAAGTGGCTTCGCTGCTCACCTCGCTGTTTGAAATTGATGCCGATGATATTCGCCCGGACGCGCGTCTGTATGAAGACCTCGAGCTCGACAGCATTGATGCGGTCGACATGGTGGTCCATCTGCAAAAACGCACGGGACGCAAAATCAAACCTGAAGCGTTTCGCGCCGTGCGTACCGTGCAGGATGTGGTGGACGCGGTTTACCAACTGATGCACAACGAAGCCTGA
- a CDS encoding phosphopantetheine-binding protein: MQALIDDIKLMIIDTLNLEDINPDDIETDAPLFGEGLGLDSIDALELGLAVKNRFGVQLSAESETLRAHFFSVATLAAFVEQQQA, from the coding sequence ATGCAAGCACTGATTGACGATATCAAACTGATGATTATCGACACGCTGAATCTGGAAGATATCAACCCGGACGATATTGAAACCGATGCGCCACTGTTTGGTGAAGGGCTTGGCCTCGATTCGATCGATGCGCTGGAGCTAGGACTGGCGGTGAAAAATCGCTTTGGCGTTCAGCTTTCAGCCGAGAGCGAAACGCTACGCGCGCACTTTTTTTCCGTGGCCACGCTGGCCGCGTTTGTTGAACAACAGCAAGCCTGA
- a CDS encoding lysophospholipid acyltransferase family protein, which produces MADNALSQHRRAGFNYYWRLVMTAVSFTLFSVGGLLLSVTWFNLLLLLQRDGLRRRQIARSSIAWSFRCFLRFCRFVGVYDYQIIGAELLRKDRGCLIVANHPSLIDYVMIASVLPEMDCLVKAELQRNVFFRGVIKSADYLINSEADTLLPDSQLRLARGDTILIFPEGTRTRYGEPLKLQRGAANIAVRAGCDLRVVHISCTQRMLDKQSRWYQIPLVKPLFTVRVQSRIDSHAFCEADEDAQPLAARRLTRHLQQALVPEETT; this is translated from the coding sequence ATGGCGGATAACGCTCTGTCTCAGCATCGTCGTGCTGGCTTCAATTACTATTGGCGGCTGGTGATGACCGCCGTCAGTTTCACGCTGTTCAGTGTGGGCGGCTTATTGCTCTCGGTCACCTGGTTCAATCTACTGCTGTTACTCCAGCGCGATGGCTTACGTCGCCGGCAAATTGCCCGTAGCAGCATCGCCTGGAGCTTCCGCTGCTTCCTGCGCTTTTGCCGCTTTGTCGGGGTTTACGATTACCAGATTATTGGGGCGGAGTTGCTGCGCAAGGATCGGGGATGCCTGATTGTGGCTAATCATCCCTCATTGATTGATTACGTGATGATTGCCTCGGTACTGCCAGAAATGGATTGTCTGGTCAAAGCTGAGTTACAGCGCAATGTCTTTTTTCGCGGCGTCATCAAGTCCGCAGATTACTTAATTAATAGCGAAGCCGACACGCTACTGCCAGACAGCCAACTGCGCCTGGCGCGGGGTGACACTATCCTGATTTTTCCTGAAGGCACGCGCACGCGCTACGGCGAGCCGCTGAAGTTGCAACGCGGTGCCGCCAATATTGCGGTGCGAGCGGGATGCGATCTGCGCGTGGTACATATTAGCTGCACACAGCGTATGCTCGATAAACAGAGCCGCTGGTATCAGATTCCGCTGGTTAAACCCCTTTTTACTGTACGCGTACAATCGCGTATTGATAGCCATGCCTTTTGTGAAGCCGATGAAGATGCGCAGCCGCTGGCTGCACGTCGCCTGACGCGTCACCTGCAACAGGCGCTGGTCCCTGAAGAGACGACATAA
- a CDS encoding beta-ketoacyl synthase chain length factor: MKLAYTLVDWHAIAPGHSTADDWQRWAGHAPMLDATQPIAKPQFLPMMTARRLSAGSRAAVECGLALLARQSVDAIVFTSRHGELERNLRILTALAEQQALSPTDFAMSVHNSAVGSLTIAAHQPLVSTSISAGIDSFQQGLVEVTALHQAGYQQVLLVDFEGVVPDYYRPWLPEIDPFNAPYAVALLLSAGTDWRCESQASKPAASSLPQSLQFLHAILQGSDRVTIPGERHYWHWERDNGG, translated from the coding sequence ATGAAACTCGCTTACACCTTGGTTGACTGGCACGCGATAGCGCCGGGACACAGCACTGCTGACGACTGGCAGCGTTGGGCCGGGCATGCACCGATGCTGGACGCCACACAACCCATCGCGAAACCGCAATTTTTACCAATGATGACGGCGCGCCGCCTCAGCGCGGGCAGCCGTGCGGCAGTGGAGTGCGGCCTGGCACTGCTGGCACGTCAATCGGTTGATGCCATTGTCTTCACCAGCCGCCACGGTGAGTTAGAGCGCAATCTGCGGATTCTCACCGCGCTGGCTGAGCAACAGGCGCTGTCACCGACAGATTTCGCCATGTCAGTGCACAACTCGGCGGTTGGCAGCCTCACTATAGCTGCTCATCAGCCGCTGGTGTCGACCTCAATTTCCGCCGGTATCGACAGTTTCCAGCAGGGATTAGTCGAGGTAACCGCACTACATCAGGCAGGATATCAGCAGGTATTGCTGGTGGATTTTGAAGGCGTGGTGCCGGACTACTATCGTCCCTGGCTGCCAGAAATCGACCCGTTCAATGCGCCCTATGCAGTGGCGCTGCTGCTGAGTGCCGGAACCGACTGGCGTTGCGAAAGCCAGGCGTCAAAGCCTGCAGCCTCCTCTTTACCGCAAAGTTTACAGTTCCTGCACGCCATACTGCAGGGGAGCGATCGCGTCACTATACCAGGTGAGCGCCATTACTGGCATTGGGAGCGCGATAATGGCGGATAA
- a CDS encoding efflux transporter outer membrane subunit — MKRVMLASIIALMVSGCATEVEKAPSSLPIPDSWRQQVGPSAAPEAQWWQSFGDDNLNRLVNQALQHNSDILTARSRVDQYRAQLRAAQGDNFPTLSAGVAATHQRALSAVTGQPYENAVFQGLLQANYEVDLWGSRSNSIRAAQASLEAQRAAASAAELTVASSVASGYLSLCALDEQLRVTIATLATRENSLNLAQRQFETGYTSRLEWMQAASEYQTAKAQIPQLQHQIEQQENALSVLVGMNPREIARNSQFDHIKPQTLPSLLPSQLLNRRPDIVQAQRQLIAADASLASAQADLLPSLNLTASGTLQSYQLHELLDNPFRLWSIGGSILAPLLNREALTAQVDVAMATRNQALYGYEKVVRSAFSEVDTAIDAIRRSQEQLVELQKQEGYVSEAYRIARNRYQNGYASYLDELDAQRTLFSTQLNIVSVKNTLLLAQIDLYRALGGGWRG; from the coding sequence ATGAAGCGGGTAATGTTGGCGTCCATTATTGCGCTGATGGTAAGCGGTTGTGCCACTGAAGTCGAAAAAGCGCCGTCGTCATTACCGATCCCTGATAGCTGGCGGCAGCAGGTGGGGCCGTCAGCCGCGCCAGAAGCACAGTGGTGGCAAAGCTTTGGGGACGATAATCTTAATCGGCTGGTCAATCAGGCGTTGCAGCACAATAGCGATATCCTCACTGCGCGATCGCGAGTAGATCAATATCGCGCCCAGCTAAGGGCAGCACAGGGCGATAACTTCCCCACGTTGTCGGCGGGGGTAGCGGCAACCCATCAACGCGCCTTGTCGGCGGTGACAGGGCAGCCATATGAAAACGCCGTATTCCAGGGGCTGCTGCAGGCGAACTATGAGGTCGATCTGTGGGGCAGCCGCAGCAACAGTATTCGTGCCGCGCAGGCCTCGCTGGAGGCGCAGCGTGCCGCAGCCTCAGCCGCGGAACTCACTGTTGCCAGTTCGGTGGCATCGGGTTATCTGAGTCTGTGTGCGCTGGATGAGCAGTTGCGGGTGACCATCGCGACCCTGGCAACCCGTGAAAACTCGCTCAATTTGGCGCAGCGTCAGTTTGAAACCGGCTACACCTCGCGCCTGGAGTGGATGCAGGCGGCATCGGAATATCAGACCGCCAAAGCGCAAATCCCCCAGTTGCAGCATCAAATTGAGCAACAGGAGAACGCGCTGAGCGTGCTGGTGGGCATGAACCCACGTGAGATTGCCCGTAACAGCCAGTTTGACCATATCAAACCACAGACGCTGCCGTCGTTACTGCCGTCTCAGCTCCTTAATCGCCGCCCGGATATCGTACAGGCTCAGCGCCAGCTGATCGCCGCTGATGCCTCACTGGCCTCAGCTCAGGCCGATTTGTTACCGTCGCTGAATCTCACGGCCAGCGGCACGCTGCAAAGCTATCAACTTCATGAGCTACTGGATAACCCGTTCCGCCTGTGGAGCATTGGCGGCAGTATTCTGGCGCCGCTGCTCAACCGTGAAGCGCTGACGGCGCAGGTCGATGTGGCGATGGCCACGCGTAATCAGGCACTTTACGGCTACGAAAAGGTGGTGCGAAGTGCCTTCTCCGAGGTGGATACCGCCATTGATGCCATTCGTCGCAGCCAGGAGCAGCTGGTTGAGTTGCAGAAGCAGGAAGGCTATGTATCTGAAGCGTATCGTATTGCACGGAACCGTTATCAGAATGGTTACGCCTCTTACCTGGATGAGCTGGATGCGCAACGCACGCTGTTCAGCACGCAGTTGAACATCGTCTCAGTGAAAAATACGCTGCTGCTGGCGCAAATCGATCTTTATCGTGCCTTGGGCGGCGGTTGGCGAGGTTAA
- a CDS encoding HlyD family secretion protein: MSQQDDLQAAERERANRRRILSIAFGSGIVIVGVLVILYAWQLWPFTSTVQSTENAYVRGQVTFISPQVSGYLTDVQVVDLQPVTKGQLLMTIDDRIYRQRVHQAQAQLDMKIAAQNNNQQQRRSAEATILSNKAALENAKAQALKSSLDLKRVENLAADGSLSVRERDAARAANAQAQAQLRQADAQVAVSQQSLQTVVVNRGSLEADVASAQAALELANIDLANTRIIAPDSGQLGQLSVRKGTYVTAGTRLTSVVPDNKWVIANLKETQLARVRPGLPVTLRVDALEGKRYEGRVEYISPAAGSEFSAISPDNATGNFVKIAQRIPVRIRILGDTHELRPGMSVEVSIDTAAEPHKDAP, translated from the coding sequence ATGAGCCAACAGGATGATCTTCAGGCTGCGGAACGCGAACGCGCCAACCGCCGACGTATCCTTTCCATCGCTTTCGGCAGCGGCATCGTCATTGTTGGCGTGCTGGTGATTTTGTATGCCTGGCAGCTGTGGCCGTTTACCAGCACCGTTCAATCAACGGAAAACGCCTACGTACGCGGTCAGGTCACCTTCATCAGCCCGCAGGTCAGCGGTTATCTCACCGATGTACAGGTGGTGGATTTGCAACCCGTCACCAAGGGACAACTGTTGATGACCATCGACGATCGAATCTATCGCCAGCGGGTGCATCAGGCACAGGCGCAGCTGGATATGAAAATTGCGGCGCAAAATAACAACCAACAGCAGCGTCGCAGCGCCGAGGCCACCATCCTCAGCAATAAAGCCGCTCTGGAAAATGCCAAAGCGCAGGCGTTGAAGAGCAGTCTCGATCTTAAACGCGTTGAGAATCTGGCGGCGGATGGATCATTGTCGGTACGCGAACGTGATGCAGCACGTGCGGCAAATGCGCAGGCTCAGGCGCAGTTGCGTCAGGCCGATGCCCAGGTGGCGGTATCGCAGCAAAGTTTGCAGACCGTGGTGGTGAACCGAGGCTCGCTGGAGGCGGATGTGGCAAGCGCCCAAGCTGCGCTGGAGTTAGCCAATATCGATCTCGCGAATACGCGCATCATTGCTCCCGACAGTGGTCAGCTCGGACAGTTATCCGTGCGCAAAGGCACCTACGTGACGGCCGGTACGCGGTTAACCTCAGTAGTGCCGGATAACAAATGGGTAATTGCCAACCTTAAAGAGACGCAGTTGGCGCGGGTGCGACCTGGTTTGCCGGTGACGTTGCGTGTCGATGCGCTTGAAGGTAAGCGTTATGAGGGCCGGGTTGAGTATATTTCTCCGGCTGCGGGCTCTGAATTCAGTGCCATTTCACCCGATAATGCCACCGGTAACTTCGTGAAAATTGCGCAGCGTATTCCGGTACGTATCCGCATTCTCGGTGACACCCATGAGCTGCGTCCGGGGATGTCGGTGGAAGTGAGTATTGATACCGCTGCCGAGCCGCATAAGGACGCCCCATGA